A portion of the Sebastes fasciatus isolate fSebFas1 chromosome 2, fSebFas1.pri, whole genome shotgun sequence genome contains these proteins:
- the stk33 gene encoding serine/threonine-protein kinase 33 isoform X2: MTQAYVRGLGMNMMSLRTSITLERNVPLIRLENDADLREIYEFGRKLGQGSFGVVYEATHIETQTKWAIKEVCRPAAGSSKAQMLGHEINILKQVNHAHIICLQEVYHTAKMTYLVTELCVGGELKQLLQRKKFLTEDETRHIICSLADAVVYLHKRDIVHRDLKLENILVKNYLDEDDNGRINIKVTDFGLSVKTGGVGIENQMTEACGTLIYMAPEMMSGRGYSQWCDVWSIGVVMYMLLCGESPFVSKTKANLLEEIMNKEVKFPQNIWATVSDAAKNLLTCLLKADPAYRMSANQLLENPWITGDTNGPAMPSNVLEMMRLHLEQEEKTQTLENLSLPSSESTLDPSPLPRVASTESDSNCRSHAKRNSSFCTPSTSTKPRSRGPLKMDMPVFPHQNLAQVWSVLPDKLV; encoded by the exons ATGACACAAGCCTATGTCCGTGGATTAGGCATGAACATGATGTCCCTGCGGACCAGCATCACACTGGAGAGGAATGTGCCTTTAATACGCCTGGAGAATGATGCTGACCTGAGG GAAATCTATGAATTTGGAAGGAAATTGGGTCAAGGTAGCTTTGGAGTTGTTTATGAAGCCACCCACATTGAGACACAGACGAAATGGGCTATTAAGGAGGTTTGCAGACCAGCG GCAGGAAGTTCGAAAGCCCAGATGCTGGGGCATGAAATAAACATTCTCAAACAAGTGAACCATGCTCACATAATATGTCTCCAGGAAGTCTACCACACGGCTAAG ATGACTTATTTGGTTACTGAGCTGTGCGTTGGAGGTGAACTGAAGCAGCTGTTGCAGCGGAAAAAGTTCCTTACAGAGGACGAGACGAGGCATATCATCTGTAGCTTAGCTGACGCCGTCGTCTACCTTCACAAAAGAG ACATAGTGCACCGGGACTTGAAACTTGAGAACATCCTTGTGAAGAATTATCTCGATGAGGATGATAACGGCAGGATCAATATCAAG GTGACAGATTTTGGATTATCGGTGAAGACAGGTGGTGTAGGGATTGAGAACCAAATGACGGAGGCCTGTGGGACTCTTATCTATATGG CACCTGAAATGATGAGCGGTCGAGGTTACAGCCAGTGGTGTGACGTGTGGAGCATAGGAGTCGTTATGTATATGTT GCTGTGTGGGGAGTCTCCGTTTGTGTCCAAAACAAAGGCAAACCTACTTGAGGAGATTATGAATAAAGAAGTCAAATTTCCTCAAAACATCTGGGCCACAGTCAGTGATGCAG CAAAAAATCTATTGACTTGCCTTCTGAAGGCGGACCCTGCCTACCGCATGTCTGCTAATCAGCTACTAGAAAACCCCTGGATTACA GGTGACACTAATGGGCCTGCTATGCCGTCCAATGTGCTGGAGATGATGCGCCTTCACCTGGAACAGGAAGAAA AAACACAGACTCTGGAGAACTtgtccctcccttcctctgaGAGCACACTGGACCCATCCCCGCTCCCCAGGGTCGCTTCAACCGAATCAGACAGCAACTGCAGGAGCCACGCTAAGAGAAACAGCAGCTTCTGTACACCCTCCACATCCACCAAGCCG aggtcaaggggccctttgaaaatggacatgccagtttttcctcaccaaaatttagcgcaagtttggagcgtccttcccgacaagctagtatga
- the stk33 gene encoding serine/threonine-protein kinase 33 isoform X1, whose translation MTQAYVRGLGMNMMSLRTSITLERNVPLIRLENDADLREIYEFGRKLGQGSFGVVYEATHIETQTKWAIKEVCRPAAGSSKAQMLGHEINILKQVNHAHIICLQEVYHTAKMTYLVTELCVGGELKQLLQRKKFLTEDETRHIICSLADAVVYLHKRDIVHRDLKLENILVKNYLDEDDNGRINIKVTDFGLSVKTGGVGIENQMTEACGTLIYMAPEMMSGRGYSQWCDVWSIGVVMYMLLCGESPFVSKTKANLLEEIMNKEVKFPQNIWATVSDAAKNLLTCLLKADPAYRMSANQLLENPWITGDTNGPAMPSNVLEMMRLHLEQEEKTQTLENLSLPSSESTLDPSPLPRVASTESDSNCRSHAKRNSSFCTPSTSTKPIHAGVKPFKKPSANKRRSVVKKDVSTGQKPASDHQRPSTSCKCRTAQRKL comes from the exons ATGACACAAGCCTATGTCCGTGGATTAGGCATGAACATGATGTCCCTGCGGACCAGCATCACACTGGAGAGGAATGTGCCTTTAATACGCCTGGAGAATGATGCTGACCTGAGG GAAATCTATGAATTTGGAAGGAAATTGGGTCAAGGTAGCTTTGGAGTTGTTTATGAAGCCACCCACATTGAGACACAGACGAAATGGGCTATTAAGGAGGTTTGCAGACCAGCG GCAGGAAGTTCGAAAGCCCAGATGCTGGGGCATGAAATAAACATTCTCAAACAAGTGAACCATGCTCACATAATATGTCTCCAGGAAGTCTACCACACGGCTAAG ATGACTTATTTGGTTACTGAGCTGTGCGTTGGAGGTGAACTGAAGCAGCTGTTGCAGCGGAAAAAGTTCCTTACAGAGGACGAGACGAGGCATATCATCTGTAGCTTAGCTGACGCCGTCGTCTACCTTCACAAAAGAG ACATAGTGCACCGGGACTTGAAACTTGAGAACATCCTTGTGAAGAATTATCTCGATGAGGATGATAACGGCAGGATCAATATCAAG GTGACAGATTTTGGATTATCGGTGAAGACAGGTGGTGTAGGGATTGAGAACCAAATGACGGAGGCCTGTGGGACTCTTATCTATATGG CACCTGAAATGATGAGCGGTCGAGGTTACAGCCAGTGGTGTGACGTGTGGAGCATAGGAGTCGTTATGTATATGTT GCTGTGTGGGGAGTCTCCGTTTGTGTCCAAAACAAAGGCAAACCTACTTGAGGAGATTATGAATAAAGAAGTCAAATTTCCTCAAAACATCTGGGCCACAGTCAGTGATGCAG CAAAAAATCTATTGACTTGCCTTCTGAAGGCGGACCCTGCCTACCGCATGTCTGCTAATCAGCTACTAGAAAACCCCTGGATTACA GGTGACACTAATGGGCCTGCTATGCCGTCCAATGTGCTGGAGATGATGCGCCTTCACCTGGAACAGGAAGAAA AAACACAGACTCTGGAGAACTtgtccctcccttcctctgaGAGCACACTGGACCCATCCCCGCTCCCCAGGGTCGCTTCAACCGAATCAGACAGCAACTGCAGGAGCCACGCTAAGAGAAACAGCAGCTTCTGTACACCCTCCACATCCACCAAGCCG ATTCATGCTGGTGTGAAACCCTTCAAAAAGCCGAGTGCAAACAAGCGCAGGTCTGTGGTCAAGAAGGATGTCAGTACAGGACAGAAACCAGCCTCAGACCACCAGAGACCTTCTACCTCCTGTAAATGTAGGACTGCCCAACGCAAACTCTAA